One genomic segment of Bifidobacterium breve DSM 20213 = JCM 1192 includes these proteins:
- a CDS encoding HAD family hydrolase, with protein MAQHPRNVVLLDLDGTLTKSDGGIIASVIKTFEELGRPVPDDAELHRFIGPAIIESLRRNHVPEEELDRAVIIYRSYYADRAVFDDPNEPGNKVPGRLVNVVFPGIREQLLKLRADGYYLALASCKPEYQCVPICEHFHLTELLDGIYGASKDNSRLDKDQVIRYCFDKIGFDASAGDKAVMIGDRYTDIDGAHACGLDTIGCRWGYAPAGEMEEHGVYEIIEKPEQIEEAVNRYFQTH; from the coding sequence ATGGCACAGCATCCGAGGAACGTGGTCCTGCTGGACCTCGACGGCACGCTTACCAAGTCCGACGGCGGCATCATCGCATCCGTCATCAAGACGTTCGAGGAATTGGGTCGCCCGGTTCCCGACGATGCCGAGCTGCATCGTTTCATTGGTCCGGCCATCATCGAATCGCTGCGACGCAACCATGTGCCGGAGGAGGAGCTTGACCGGGCGGTCATCATCTACCGCAGCTACTATGCGGATCGCGCCGTGTTCGATGATCCGAACGAGCCCGGCAACAAAGTTCCCGGCCGCTTGGTGAACGTCGTGTTTCCCGGTATCCGCGAACAGCTGCTCAAGCTGCGTGCCGACGGCTATTATCTGGCGTTGGCCAGCTGCAAGCCCGAGTACCAATGCGTTCCGATCTGTGAGCATTTCCATCTGACCGAATTGCTGGATGGCATTTATGGCGCTTCCAAGGACAACTCTCGCTTGGATAAGGATCAGGTCATCCGTTATTGCTTTGACAAAATCGGTTTTGATGCTTCGGCAGGGGATAAGGCCGTGATGATCGGCGATCGCTACACCGACATCGATGGCGCACACGCCTGCGGGCTGGACACCATCGGCTGCCGTTGGGGTTACGCCCCGGCCGGCGAGATGGAAGAACACGGCGTTTACGAGATCATCGAGAAGCCCGAGCAGATCGAAGAAGCCGTAAACCGTTATTTTCAAACGCACTGA
- a CDS encoding MerR family transcriptional regulator, with translation MSRTELHLHIPLDEREDLNDGAIQGELFANADSEEIKRGYRGTVASKVAGITYRQLDYWARKQIVEPSITPSHGSGSRRLYSFKDVVILAVSKKLLDAGVNLQNVTAAIGFLTQHTTDQLANVTIMCDGQNVHECTTSEQMLELLQSGKAVFAVSVGSLWHQIETALEDEDYVDLDDKPMTVSMNRPIDELTAMRMRKKLEAQRLQREAA, from the coding sequence ATGAGCCGGACCGAGCTGCATCTTCATATTCCGCTTGATGAGCGTGAAGATCTCAATGATGGCGCTATCCAGGGGGAGTTGTTCGCCAACGCCGATTCCGAGGAAATCAAGCGTGGATATCGCGGTACCGTGGCATCCAAGGTTGCGGGCATCACGTATCGTCAGCTCGATTACTGGGCACGCAAGCAGATTGTCGAACCGTCCATCACGCCATCGCACGGATCCGGTTCCCGTCGTTTGTATTCGTTCAAGGACGTGGTGATTCTGGCCGTCTCCAAGAAGCTGCTGGATGCCGGCGTGAATCTGCAGAACGTGACTGCAGCCATCGGCTTCCTTACCCAGCACACCACCGATCAGCTGGCCAACGTGACCATCATGTGCGACGGCCAGAACGTGCACGAATGCACGACCAGCGAGCAGATGCTTGAGCTGCTGCAAAGCGGCAAGGCCGTGTTCGCCGTGTCGGTCGGCTCACTGTGGCATCAGATTGAAACCGCTCTGGAGGATGAGGATTACGTCGATCTTGATGACAAGCCGATGACGGTTTCCATGAATCGTCCGATTGACGAATTGACCGCCATGCGTATGCGCAAGAAGCTTGAGGCGCAGCGTCTACAGCGTGAGGCCGCTTGA
- a CDS encoding DUF881 domain-containing protein, whose product MVRRAKSNNMLDKMHDQHAQDKANDRMETGSFPTIRKKPRKNLNRNSDRSRLISSIFIMLMCALLGFAYMSQINNTKSTYETMDENELVRLLNESNTQISNLEQRKTQLTSQLNSLKSAANEQEQARKIAKQNEETSGLISGRLPAKGKGITVTVSRGSTSRIDASIMFNLIEELRNAGAEVIAINEVRVVTSTYIQDADEGLISDGTAIKPPYVVKAIGNPQELSNAVDIAGGVGAQLQVKYGANVNVEASDNVIIDEVREATQNKYAKTVE is encoded by the coding sequence ATGGTACGAAGGGCTAAATCAAACAACATGCTGGACAAAATGCATGACCAGCATGCCCAAGATAAGGCGAACGACCGCATGGAAACTGGTTCGTTCCCCACTATACGCAAAAAGCCGCGTAAGAACCTGAACCGGAATTCCGATCGTTCCCGACTGATATCGTCGATCTTCATCATGCTGATGTGCGCATTGCTGGGCTTTGCCTACATGAGTCAGATCAACAACACCAAATCCACCTATGAAACGATGGATGAGAACGAGCTGGTTCGTCTGCTCAACGAGTCGAACACGCAGATATCCAACCTCGAGCAGCGCAAAACCCAGCTGACCAGCCAGCTGAACTCGTTGAAGTCGGCTGCCAACGAGCAGGAACAGGCGCGTAAGATCGCCAAGCAGAACGAGGAAACCAGTGGTCTGATTTCCGGCCGGCTCCCAGCCAAGGGCAAGGGTATTACGGTTACGGTCAGCCGCGGTTCGACATCCAGAATCGACGCTTCGATCATGTTCAACCTCATCGAGGAGCTGCGCAATGCCGGCGCCGAAGTCATTGCCATCAACGAGGTTCGCGTTGTCACATCGACCTATATTCAAGATGCTGACGAAGGGCTGATTTCCGATGGCACGGCCATCAAACCTCCGTATGTGGTCAAGGCCATCGGCAATCCGCAGGAGCTTTCCAACGCAGTTGACATCGCCGGGGGAGTGGGCGCCCAGCTGCAGGTCAAGTATGGAGCTAATGTTAATGTCGAAGCCTCCGATAACGTCATTATTGATGAAGTGCGTGAAGCTACGCAAAATAAGTATGCAAAGACGGTAGAATAG
- a CDS encoding FHA domain-containing protein, with protein MTDPIPSAGETTIIGLPAINVLPVTATGDRPLTQEDLDTITRLSEGTALLISTRGAVSGSRYLLDEDEITVGRDPRADILLDDSTVSRQHAVFRRVNGQYSVIDAGSLNGTYVNRQRVDQAVLKNGDEIMIGKFRLVFFTKSAFVSQ; from the coding sequence ATGACTGATCCGATTCCTAGCGCAGGCGAAACCACCATCATTGGATTGCCTGCTATTAACGTATTGCCCGTTACCGCAACCGGCGACCGTCCTCTGACTCAGGAGGATTTGGACACCATTACACGCCTGTCCGAGGGGACGGCGTTGCTTATCTCGACCAGGGGAGCGGTGTCTGGTTCGCGGTATCTGCTTGATGAGGATGAAATCACTGTTGGTCGCGATCCCCGAGCGGATATTCTGCTGGACGATTCCACCGTATCCCGGCAGCACGCCGTGTTCCGCCGGGTCAATGGCCAGTATTCCGTTATCGATGCCGGAAGCCTCAATGGCACTTATGTGAACCGTCAGCGCGTTGATCAGGCGGTGCTTAAAAACGGCGATGAAATCATGATTGGCAAGTTCCGTCTGGTGTTCTTCACGAAATCTGCCTTTGTCTCCCAATAA
- a CDS encoding helix-turn-helix transcriptional regulator → MAEGTSGRRRFSDKWGKHELDVLAVLSSAFPQWLTSRQIAQRVKAYADSYGELADQAAKAAFAKQFQRDRAKLAAMGIAIESRQPEYSSKSEGQDFASYRLQLGDEPRIRLMFEAEDMPVLAAANYLARSMSISSEPDQAQVAARTSRTTPRVPQTPIPGLGLDSIAPGLGTQHIPDTLVKVIDSRRFAATIDVDGEHLNVAYTDSDDLAMFVLEHPGATIVSPQEAVDAYHRRLHAASQFTLADESASPVSASVVSPAISRDISEPGDPESIKAQNKKNGSAFQTGSEVDRRLRLMLFLSAHLGEEFSMGELAERFIGKPKNDDELKKFVNIIHKDINTLTTVSDDGEMAGSQFFDIDWPLLDAEGIVSATNSLGLERLAGISPQYLSMLTASVSYLAHSPLLPDKQRAQAEDLYERLRQHVSPGQTPWLSLTGYELEPRSFSVVKRAINTDSLLDMEYTDGTGRTRRKLVAPSKIFIDEGVYYAAVYTDVGSAAPKDKKAYVSKDKTIDKANGKPRTWQVLRLARIEKAELVKPTKKIDVPNMPVSELRKWSFDNGTEAVFITDQRELPFIKTLSGATVEQCGAGEKVHLTVSSDSWFVAFCIAHARHITAVAPETLRTMIIARAERELSISENK, encoded by the coding sequence ATGGCAGAGGGCACAAGCGGACGTCGTCGTTTTTCCGACAAATGGGGCAAGCACGAGCTGGATGTACTGGCCGTACTCTCATCCGCATTCCCGCAATGGCTTACTTCCCGCCAAATCGCACAGCGAGTCAAGGCTTACGCCGATTCCTATGGGGAGCTGGCCGATCAGGCAGCTAAGGCGGCATTCGCCAAGCAATTCCAACGCGATCGCGCCAAGCTCGCCGCCATGGGCATTGCCATCGAATCGCGCCAGCCTGAATATTCCTCCAAGTCCGAAGGTCAGGATTTCGCCTCGTACCGCCTGCAATTGGGCGATGAACCTCGCATCCGTCTGATGTTCGAAGCCGAAGATATGCCGGTATTGGCCGCCGCCAACTATCTGGCCCGTTCCATGTCTATCTCCTCCGAGCCCGATCAGGCTCAGGTTGCGGCACGTACTTCACGCACCACACCTCGCGTGCCTCAGACCCCGATTCCGGGTCTTGGTCTCGATTCCATCGCCCCAGGCCTCGGCACCCAGCATATTCCGGACACCTTGGTCAAGGTCATTGATTCGCGTCGATTCGCTGCGACCATCGATGTGGACGGCGAACACCTGAACGTGGCATACACCGATTCCGATGATCTGGCCATGTTCGTACTCGAACACCCAGGTGCCACCATCGTCAGCCCGCAGGAAGCCGTGGATGCCTATCATCGTCGTCTGCACGCAGCCAGTCAGTTCACGCTTGCCGACGAGTCCGCAAGCCCGGTCAGCGCTTCGGTGGTCTCTCCCGCAATCAGCCGTGACATCAGCGAACCGGGTGACCCCGAATCCATCAAGGCCCAGAACAAGAAAAACGGTTCCGCATTCCAGACCGGCAGCGAGGTCGACCGTCGACTGCGTCTGATGCTGTTCCTGTCCGCCCATCTTGGCGAAGAGTTCTCCATGGGGGAGCTGGCCGAACGCTTTATCGGCAAGCCGAAGAACGACGATGAACTCAAGAAGTTCGTCAACATCATTCATAAGGACATCAACACACTGACCACGGTGTCCGATGATGGGGAGATGGCCGGCAGCCAGTTCTTCGACATCGACTGGCCACTGTTGGATGCCGAAGGCATCGTGTCCGCCACCAACTCGCTGGGTCTTGAGCGTCTTGCCGGTATCTCACCGCAGTACCTGAGCATGCTCACCGCATCGGTGAGCTATCTGGCACATTCCCCGCTGCTGCCTGACAAGCAGCGCGCCCAGGCCGAAGACCTTTACGAGCGTCTGCGTCAGCATGTGAGCCCCGGCCAGACCCCGTGGCTGAGCCTTACCGGTTATGAGCTTGAACCGCGCAGTTTCTCCGTGGTCAAGCGCGCTATCAACACCGACTCGCTGCTGGATATGGAATACACCGACGGCACCGGACGCACCCGCCGCAAGCTGGTGGCTCCCTCCAAGATTTTCATCGACGAGGGTGTCTATTACGCGGCTGTCTACACCGATGTCGGTTCCGCGGCGCCCAAGGACAAGAAGGCCTACGTCTCCAAAGACAAGACCATCGACAAGGCCAACGGCAAACCCCGCACCTGGCAGGTGCTGCGTCTAGCACGCATCGAAAAGGCCGAACTGGTCAAGCCGACCAAGAAAATTGACGTACCGAACATGCCGGTCAGCGAGCTGCGCAAGTGGAGCTTTGACAACGGCACCGAAGCGGTGTTCATCACCGATCAGCGTGAGTTGCCGTTCATCAAGACCCTTTCCGGTGCCACTGTGGAGCAGTGCGGTGCGGGGGAGAAGGTGCATCTGACTGTGTCCTCCGATTCCTGGTTCGTGGCATTCTGTATCGCCCATGCGCGCCACATCACCGCAGTCGCCCCCGAAACGCTGCGCACGATGATTATCGCCCGTGCCGAGCGAGAGCTCAGCATCAGCGAAAACAAGTAA
- a CDS encoding small basic family protein yields the protein MAAVLGLIIGVVIGVFVKPDIPVVLQPYLPIMVVAAIDALLGAARAYFERSFSDRVFVISFLANVLTATLLVFLGNQLGVGSQLQTAVIVVLGIRIFSNVSAIRRFIFRG from the coding sequence ATGGCAGCCGTCCTAGGTCTGATTATCGGCGTGGTAATCGGTGTGTTTGTCAAGCCGGACATTCCGGTCGTCTTGCAACCCTATCTGCCGATTATGGTGGTGGCCGCCATCGACGCACTGCTGGGCGCTGCACGCGCGTACTTTGAACGAAGCTTCTCTGACCGTGTATTCGTCATATCGTTCCTGGCCAACGTGCTGACGGCAACTTTGCTGGTGTTCCTCGGCAATCAGCTTGGCGTCGGCTCGCAGCTGCAGACCGCCGTCATTGTAGTGCTCGGCATCCGTATCTTCTCCAACGTGTCCGCCATTCGCCGGTTCATCTTCCGAGGCTGA
- a CDS encoding CDP-alcohol phosphatidyltransferase family protein, with product MTDHKLSSRYSPEARDLYFTVPNLISALRIISIPFISALISRHEMIAALALIAISSASDGLDGIIARRFNQVSKIGQILDPVADRLLIFCSILALGIAGVIPWWMLIIVGLRDLWMAIQVLWLAQYGYGPLPVHFVGKAGTALLMISIVSLIFADLGTNAFFHLLYLAALAAGIWGIAMYWLAGYIYTKQGVSLLRKELGERHGA from the coding sequence ATGACAGACCACAAACTCAGCAGCAGATACAGTCCAGAGGCGCGTGACCTGTATTTCACTGTGCCGAATCTGATCAGCGCGTTGAGAATCATCTCGATTCCATTCATCTCCGCGCTGATCTCTCGGCATGAGATGATTGCGGCGTTGGCGCTTATCGCCATCTCCTCCGCTTCTGACGGACTCGATGGCATCATCGCGCGCAGATTCAACCAAGTCAGCAAAATCGGGCAGATTCTTGACCCGGTAGCCGATCGCCTGTTGATTTTTTGCTCGATTCTGGCTCTCGGCATCGCCGGCGTCATCCCCTGGTGGATGCTGATCATTGTGGGTTTGCGCGACTTGTGGATGGCAATTCAGGTGCTGTGGCTTGCCCAATATGGATATGGTCCGTTGCCGGTGCATTTCGTGGGCAAAGCGGGCACCGCATTATTGATGATTTCCATCGTCAGCCTGATTTTCGCTGATCTTGGCACCAACGCCTTCTTCCACCTGCTCTATCTTGCCGCGCTTGCCGCAGGGATTTGGGGCATTGCCATGTACTGGTTGGCCGGATATATCTACACCAAGCAAGGTGTGAGCTTGTTGCGCAAGGAATTGGGGGAGCGGCATGGAGCCTGA
- a CDS encoding DUF881 domain-containing protein, with translation MEPDSTAPVSFPVPEENEPVRRRAIFSRAFRSVKSHHALSPNDATAVRGRRRRKTNDDSLQLIDDLVNRPMDPMFSDSRLVHEQRSVFSIWFNRIIVFLICVGVGFAGCLFVQQLQSDPRKQVRQTLADQLENRNAQIEQLTKDVNAVKAQVDEQSKKVSGKVKSDTLIQDELVTGAVAVTGEGITMTLADPIAASQSDQSTSTRVGTTSKIRVVTDLDLQQLVSLMFQNGAEAISINGNRLGAQTSIRKAGGHILIGVNAIESPYTIEAIGDKNTLAEAMGSKNLASLYDSFKQAGIYPQVNKSNSITLEAAVAGETQYAERNE, from the coding sequence ATGGAGCCTGATTCCACAGCGCCGGTCTCATTCCCCGTACCAGAAGAGAATGAGCCAGTACGCCGTCGTGCCATTTTTTCCCGTGCATTTCGGTCTGTGAAATCCCACCATGCGTTGTCTCCCAATGATGCCACGGCCGTTCGCGGACGCCGTCGCCGTAAAACCAACGATGATTCCCTGCAACTCATCGACGATCTCGTGAACCGTCCGATGGATCCCATGTTCTCCGATTCGAGACTGGTCCATGAGCAGCGATCTGTATTTTCCATCTGGTTCAATCGCATTATCGTTTTCCTGATTTGCGTCGGTGTCGGGTTTGCGGGGTGCCTGTTCGTCCAGCAGCTGCAGTCCGATCCGCGCAAACAGGTGCGTCAGACGTTGGCCGACCAACTCGAAAACCGCAATGCGCAAATCGAACAGCTCACCAAAGATGTGAATGCAGTCAAGGCCCAAGTTGACGAGCAGTCGAAGAAGGTCTCCGGAAAGGTCAAAAGCGACACGCTGATTCAGGATGAATTGGTCACCGGTGCCGTGGCCGTCACCGGTGAAGGCATCACCATGACATTGGCCGATCCTATTGCGGCGAGCCAGTCCGACCAATCCACCTCCACCAGAGTGGGTACCACCAGCAAGATTCGCGTCGTCACGGATCTTGATTTGCAGCAGCTGGTATCGCTGATGTTCCAAAATGGAGCCGAAGCCATCTCCATCAACGGCAATAGGCTCGGTGCACAGACCTCCATCCGTAAGGCGGGTGGACATATTCTCATTGGCGTGAATGCCATCGAAAGCCCGTACACCATTGAAGCCATCGGAGACAAGAACACGTTGGCCGAAGCTATGGGATCAAAGAATCTGGCAAGCCTGTACGATTCCTTCAAACAAGCAGGTATTTATCCGCAGGTAAACAAGTCCAATTCGATTACACTTGAGGCAGCAGTGGCTGGCGAAACCCAATACGCAGAGAGGAACGAATAA
- a CDS encoding RNA polymerase-binding protein RbpA, with protein sequence MAERSLRGMSIGAKSLESDDNVDFAARNDVAYVCPKGHRTILPFAEGAEIPDEWECRCGSVAHREGDDDREADEITKPTRTHWDMLLERRSEEELATLLEKRLQMHRDGWIPDYE encoded by the coding sequence ATGGCAGAACGTAGCCTCAGGGGCATGAGCATCGGCGCGAAATCGCTGGAGTCCGATGACAACGTGGATTTCGCCGCGCGAAACGATGTGGCGTATGTGTGCCCTAAGGGTCACCGCACTATTCTGCCGTTTGCGGAAGGTGCCGAGATTCCTGACGAGTGGGAATGCCGCTGCGGTTCCGTGGCCCATCGCGAAGGCGATGACGACCGTGAGGCCGATGAGATCACCAAGCCGACCCGTACGCACTGGGACATGCTGCTGGAGCGTCGTAGCGAGGAGGAGCTCGCCACGCTGCTCGAGAAGCGTCTGCAGATGCACCGCGACGGTTGGATTCCCGATTACGAGTGA
- a CDS encoding DEAD/DEAH box helicase, translated as MARHPHHQEGDSSRTLSPAQRYASFQKANKHRASVAARFAATLPFDLDDFQTEANDALEAGSNVLVAAPTGAGKTVVADFAIYLAQERNVKAFYTTPIKALSNQKYHDLVDVYGPDKVGLLTGDTSINSEADIVVMTTEVLRNMLYEHSTTLTALRYVILDEVHYLADRFRGPVWEEVIIHLPKTVKIVGLSATVSNVEDFSNWIASVRGETKLVISEHRPVPLEQHVIVQADEQTEPEVLDLYRRDGNGNKTTKLNAELINRLDQLDRKAARRRGEERPDKRRGFKGKGGKGHKDRVPRPERHTPRRWAVVDELNFLGMLPGIYFIFSRNGCDQAVEQCINAGLELTTDEEVTRIRRIVDEMMEGQLTQEDLKALQFSKFRFALEEGFASHHAGMIALFRQIVERLFEEGLVKMVFATETLALGINMPARCVVVEKLEKFDGTGHVGLTPGEFTQLTGRAGRRGIDTIGHAIVVDHHGFVPATAAALSSKRVYPLHSSFRPTFNMAVNLLNSSDYGTARITLDQSFAQWEANESAWQLESQINTLTNALTGYEQAFACNHGDFKQFMTLRMELSDIEKDGRRKLKHEVFLTDQDRSRAFQDLDKRIQKLRKAEHAHPCRNCPDLQQHLKWGHRWARETRELNRVKYRYDSRTGSVARQFDRICDILTQLGYLERHDDGNGRIDVTLTEKGLLLRRIYSEHDLELCEALLAGTFDKLDANGLAAVLSSLVYEARRGSDGEPRHYPGGISGPIAIASSKLQGICADINILCEDHSLEEMHQPDFGIVDIMYEWADGGSLGACLYGTDMTGGDFVRTAKRLADVLQQIAVAQPLPFDGGERLADIAHEAADRVNRGVVAYSGVD; from the coding sequence ATGGCACGTCACCCTCACCATCAGGAAGGCGATTCTTCCCGAACGCTTAGTCCTGCCCAGCGATACGCATCATTCCAGAAAGCCAATAAACACAGAGCATCGGTCGCGGCTCGTTTTGCCGCTACACTGCCGTTCGATCTTGACGATTTCCAGACCGAAGCCAACGACGCATTGGAGGCCGGCAGCAATGTGCTGGTCGCCGCACCGACCGGCGCAGGCAAAACCGTGGTAGCCGATTTTGCCATCTATCTGGCTCAGGAACGCAACGTCAAAGCGTTTTATACCACTCCTATCAAGGCTCTCAGCAATCAGAAATACCATGATCTGGTAGACGTATACGGCCCGGATAAGGTAGGCCTGCTCACCGGTGACACCTCGATCAATTCCGAGGCGGACATCGTGGTGATGACCACCGAAGTACTGCGCAATATGCTCTACGAGCATTCCACCACGCTCACCGCACTGCGGTATGTGATTCTGGACGAGGTGCATTACCTTGCCGACCGCTTCCGCGGTCCGGTTTGGGAAGAGGTCATCATTCACCTGCCCAAGACGGTGAAAATCGTGGGATTGTCTGCCACGGTGTCCAATGTGGAGGATTTCTCCAACTGGATCGCATCCGTGCGCGGCGAGACCAAGCTGGTCATCAGCGAGCATCGCCCGGTGCCGCTTGAACAGCACGTCATTGTGCAGGCGGATGAACAAACCGAGCCGGAGGTGCTGGATCTGTATCGCAGGGACGGCAACGGCAACAAGACCACGAAGCTCAACGCCGAGTTGATCAACCGACTCGACCAACTGGACCGCAAGGCGGCACGCCGCCGTGGTGAGGAACGGCCCGACAAGCGCAGGGGATTCAAAGGCAAGGGCGGAAAGGGGCACAAGGATCGCGTACCACGCCCGGAGCGACACACGCCTCGCCGTTGGGCCGTGGTCGACGAGCTGAACTTTCTGGGCATGCTACCCGGCATCTACTTCATCTTCTCGCGCAACGGCTGTGATCAGGCGGTCGAGCAGTGCATCAATGCCGGACTGGAACTGACCACCGATGAGGAAGTGACCAGGATTCGCCGCATCGTGGACGAGATGATGGAAGGTCAGCTCACCCAAGAGGATCTGAAGGCGTTGCAGTTCTCCAAGTTCCGATTCGCTTTGGAAGAAGGATTCGCCTCACATCATGCCGGCATGATCGCCCTGTTCCGCCAAATTGTCGAGCGCCTGTTTGAAGAGGGCCTCGTCAAAATGGTGTTCGCCACGGAAACGCTGGCGCTGGGCATCAATATGCCGGCACGCTGCGTGGTGGTTGAGAAGCTGGAGAAGTTCGACGGCACCGGTCACGTGGGTTTGACTCCCGGCGAGTTCACACAGCTGACCGGACGTGCCGGCCGACGCGGCATCGACACCATCGGCCATGCCATCGTGGTCGACCATCATGGATTCGTGCCCGCCACGGCCGCGGCATTGTCTTCCAAGCGTGTGTATCCGTTGCATTCCAGCTTCCGTCCGACGTTCAATATGGCGGTGAATCTGCTTAATTCCAGCGACTATGGGACCGCACGAATCACCTTGGATCAGTCTTTTGCCCAATGGGAAGCCAATGAATCCGCCTGGCAGCTGGAATCGCAGATCAACACGCTCACCAATGCATTGACCGGATACGAACAGGCGTTCGCCTGCAATCATGGCGATTTCAAGCAGTTCATGACGTTGCGTATGGAGCTCAGCGACATCGAGAAGGATGGCCGCCGCAAACTCAAGCACGAGGTGTTCCTGACCGATCAGGACAGATCTCGCGCTTTCCAGGACCTCGACAAGCGCATCCAGAAGCTGCGCAAGGCCGAGCACGCGCATCCATGCCGCAATTGCCCCGACCTCCAGCAGCACCTCAAATGGGGGCACCGCTGGGCCCGTGAGACCCGGGAACTCAATCGGGTGAAGTATCGTTATGACTCGCGTACCGGCTCTGTGGCACGTCAGTTCGACCGTATCTGCGACATCCTTACCCAGCTCGGCTATCTGGAGCGGCATGATGACGGCAACGGCCGTATCGACGTGACCCTGACCGAAAAAGGCCTGCTGTTGCGCCGTATTTACAGCGAGCATGATCTGGAACTCTGCGAGGCGCTGCTTGCCGGCACTTTCGACAAGCTCGATGCCAACGGGCTGGCCGCGGTACTTTCCTCGCTGGTGTACGAGGCCAGGCGTGGCTCGGACGGCGAACCACGGCATTATCCGGGCGGCATTTCCGGCCCTATCGCCATCGCATCGTCCAAACTGCAAGGCATCTGCGCGGATATCAACATCCTGTGCGAGGATCACAGCCTGGAAGAAATGCACCAGCCGGACTTCGGCATCGTCGACATCATGTACGAATGGGCCGACGGCGGTTCGCTGGGTGCATGCCTGTACGGCACGGACATGACCGGCGGCGACTTTGTGCGCACCGCCAAACGACTGGCCGACGTACTGCAGCAAATCGCCGTGGCGCAGCCATTGCCGTTCGATGGGGGAGAACGGTTGGCGGATATCGCCCATGAAGCGGCTGATCGTGTGAACCGCGGAGTCGTGGCCTATTCCGGCGTCGATTAA